One window of Aerococcus tenax genomic DNA carries:
- a CDS encoding cation diffusion facilitator family transporter yields the protein METLYRIVGIESQSQYDWLAHQIQDLNQDKGFAIELDKDIVRLHRQEELLYLRRFLAFEQFSLVALDPAELELDKAKQLRFKNTQETAKKMRIVLILNAFFTVFEAFFGWTLNSAAILSDAVHDSGDVLAIAIAWFFEKISDREADNRYSYGYRRFSLLGGLITAVFLLFGSAFILITSIPKLFNPEPVHVTGMFWVAIFAVVVNGYCSWMMHKGQSANEQLLNLHLLEDVLGWVAILILSVVLRFTNWYFLDPLLSILTAVWIISQSFPRFLNISKIFLQAVPEGIDPQVIGQQILALDDDIDGLSHLHIWSTDGEQHMASVTVLTCRLTADEQEDLKQKIRSLVAKYNINHITIDTVYDPDHFIQRESSQHN from the coding sequence ATGGAAACACTTTACAGGATTGTCGGTATCGAAAGCCAAAGCCAATATGATTGGCTGGCCCATCAAATCCAAGACCTTAACCAGGACAAGGGCTTTGCTATTGAATTGGACAAGGATATTGTCCGTTTGCACCGCCAGGAAGAATTACTTTACCTACGTCGCTTTTTAGCCTTTGAACAGTTCTCCCTGGTCGCCCTTGACCCAGCAGAGTTGGAATTAGATAAGGCCAAACAACTTCGTTTTAAGAATACCCAGGAAACGGCCAAGAAGATGCGCATAGTTCTCATCTTAAATGCCTTCTTTACGGTCTTTGAGGCCTTCTTTGGTTGGACCTTAAACAGTGCGGCCATCCTATCTGATGCGGTCCACGACTCGGGCGACGTTCTAGCCATTGCTATTGCCTGGTTCTTTGAAAAGATTTCTGACCGTGAAGCTGATAACCGCTATTCCTACGGTTACCGCCGCTTTTCTTTATTAGGGGGGCTGATTACGGCAGTCTTTCTATTATTCGGATCGGCCTTTATTTTGATTACTTCGATTCCTAAGCTCTTTAATCCTGAACCGGTTCACGTGACGGGAATGTTCTGGGTAGCCATTTTCGCAGTGGTAGTTAATGGTTACTGCTCTTGGATGATGCATAAGGGTCAGTCAGCCAATGAACAATTACTCAACCTCCACCTCCTAGAAGATGTCCTCGGCTGGGTAGCCATCCTGATTCTTTCAGTGGTTTTACGCTTTACCAATTGGTATTTCCTTGACCCACTCTTGTCGATTCTGACTGCGGTTTGGATTATCAGCCAAAGTTTCCCACGTTTTCTGAACATTTCTAAAATTTTCCTCCAAGCGGTTCCTGAAGGCATCGACCCCCAAGTCATTGGTCAACAAATCTTAGCCTTAGATGATGATATTGATGGTTTGTCCCACTTACATATCTGGTCAACTGATGGAGAGCAACATATGGCCAGTGTCACCGTCCTGACTTGTCGCTTAACCGCTGATGAACAAGAAGACCTCAAACAAAAAATCCGCTCCTTAGTGGCAAAATATAATATAAATCATATAACCATTGACACGGTTTACGATCCTGACCACTTTATCCAAAGAGAAAGTAGCCAGCATAACTAG
- a CDS encoding CtsR family transcriptional regulator produces MSNRNMSDIIEAYLKEVLQDTERVEIRRSEIADRFECVPSQINYVINTRFTPKQGYQVESKRGGGGYIRIMKLNIIDDADYIDNMISLVGNDISLRDAVSILTNLMKNELLSESEAAIMHSAIDKQVMSNFKSPDRVRAVILRNMLEHLKYH; encoded by the coding sequence ATGAGCAACCGGAATATGTCAGATATTATTGAAGCCTATCTCAAAGAGGTGCTTCAAGATACTGAACGGGTCGAAATCAGACGGAGTGAAATTGCTGACCGCTTTGAGTGCGTGCCTTCACAGATTAATTATGTGATTAATACGCGATTTACCCCCAAGCAAGGCTATCAAGTCGAAAGTAAGCGGGGTGGTGGTGGCTATATCAGAATTATGAAATTGAATATTATCGATGATGCGGACTATATTGATAATATGATTAGCCTAGTAGGGAACGACATTTCCTTGCGCGATGCTGTATCGATTCTCACCAATTTGATGAAGAATGAACTGCTTAGCGAGAGCGAGGCGGCTATCATGCACTCAGCCATTGACAAGCAAGTCATGTCTAATTTCAAATCCCCGGACCGTGTCCGCGCAGTGATACTTAGGAACATGCTAGAACATTTGAAATATCACTAA
- a CDS encoding ATP-dependent Clp protease ATP-binding subunit, with translation MKDIYTEKAKTAIGFAKEEAEYFRHPAIGSEHMLLGLYRESEGVAHAVLSDYLPSYESLREEIEFVTGYGTSDSAKSQEDYVQFSPRMQEVLNQAKDLAKSMQASLIGTEHLLLALINEETLANRLLKNLDIDVNRLRSDVYQMLGQKEPVRNRTKKPLGKPSKSKTPTLDSIAKDLTQAAKDGKLDPVIGRQQEMRRLMQVLSRRTKNNPVLVGEPGVGKTAIVEALAIQMSQQQVPENMLDKRLMVLDIGSLVAGTKYRGEFEDRMKHLIEEIEDQGNIILFIDEIHTIIGAGGAEGAIDASNLLKPALSRGQVQLIGATTLNEYQKYIEKDAALERRFAKILVEEPSLAETEEILKGIRPAYEKHHQVAIPDESIEACVRLSSRYLSDRFLPDKAIDVMDEAAATKRLDNPVANSGRRKKYQIEQELKRLNQEKEYHVRNQAFQKAAAVHAQQAELVRKLSRLEEKEGDQDNQDSYDLSLTSHDVQNLIHSWTGIPVQELSQSDNERLIHLEDRLHDRVKGQDEAVNAVARAIKRSRSGLGQRNRPIGSFMFLGPTGVGKTELAKTLAETLFGSEEALIRLDMSEYMEKYSSSRMIGSAPGYIGYEEGGQLTEKIRQHPYSIVLFDEIEKAHPDVFDLLLQVLDDGYITDSKGRMVDFRNTVVIMTSNIGATELRDEKLVGFGQDNQQKDYQTMKKRILEALKKTFRPEFLNRVDEVIVFHALSQDNLKDIVRKFTDQISQQVEEQGLTLRFTNGAIKQLAKDGYDPEMGARPVRRLIQRQIEDALSDLLIEGKVQAGDSLQVGSRQGTFYIRTKHGDGSESQADLDKVEESLSLG, from the coding sequence ATGAAAGACATCTATACTGAAAAAGCCAAGACCGCGATTGGATTTGCCAAAGAAGAAGCTGAATACTTCCGTCATCCAGCCATTGGTAGCGAGCATATGCTTTTGGGCTTATACCGCGAAAGTGAAGGTGTTGCTCATGCCGTCTTAAGCGACTACTTGCCAAGTTATGAGAGTCTTCGCGAAGAGATTGAATTTGTGACCGGCTACGGGACCAGTGATTCAGCCAAGAGCCAGGAAGACTATGTGCAGTTTTCCCCACGCATGCAAGAGGTTTTAAACCAAGCCAAAGACTTGGCCAAGTCTATGCAAGCTTCCTTAATTGGCACGGAACACTTACTACTGGCCCTAATTAATGAGGAAACCCTGGCCAACCGCCTGCTGAAAAATCTCGATATAGATGTTAATCGTTTGCGTAGTGATGTCTATCAGATGCTGGGACAAAAAGAACCGGTCAGAAACCGGACCAAAAAACCGTTGGGTAAGCCAAGCAAAAGCAAGACCCCAACCTTGGACAGTATTGCTAAGGACCTGACCCAAGCCGCTAAGGACGGCAAGTTGGACCCAGTGATCGGCCGCCAGCAAGAAATGCGCCGGCTCATGCAGGTCTTAAGCCGTCGGACCAAGAATAACCCGGTCTTGGTTGGTGAACCTGGGGTCGGTAAGACTGCCATTGTCGAAGCCTTAGCCATCCAAATGAGCCAACAGCAAGTCCCAGAAAACATGCTGGATAAACGACTCATGGTCCTAGATATCGGCTCTTTAGTGGCTGGGACCAAGTACCGCGGAGAATTTGAAGACCGCATGAAGCATTTAATTGAAGAAATTGAAGACCAAGGCAATATTATTCTCTTTATCGATGAAATCCATACCATTATAGGGGCTGGGGGAGCTGAAGGGGCCATTGATGCCTCAAACCTCCTAAAACCTGCCCTAAGCCGGGGACAGGTCCAACTGATCGGGGCTACTACCCTCAACGAATATCAAAAATACATCGAAAAAGATGCCGCCTTGGAAAGACGATTTGCTAAGATTTTAGTCGAAGAACCTAGCCTAGCGGAAACTGAAGAAATCTTGAAAGGGATCCGGCCCGCCTATGAAAAACACCACCAAGTGGCCATTCCTGATGAAAGCATTGAAGCCTGTGTCCGTCTAAGCTCTCGTTACCTGTCGGACCGCTTCTTACCAGACAAGGCTATTGATGTCATGGACGAGGCCGCAGCGACCAAGCGGCTGGACAATCCAGTAGCCAATAGTGGCCGCCGGAAAAAATACCAAATCGAACAGGAATTGAAGCGCCTCAACCAAGAAAAAGAATACCATGTCCGTAACCAGGCCTTTCAAAAGGCGGCCGCGGTCCATGCCCAACAAGCTGAATTAGTCAGAAAACTTAGCCGTTTGGAAGAGAAAGAAGGCGACCAGGACAATCAAGACAGCTACGACTTAAGCTTGACCAGTCATGACGTGCAAAACTTGATCCATTCCTGGACCGGTATCCCAGTCCAAGAACTGAGTCAAAGTGACAATGAACGCTTGATCCACTTGGAAGACCGCCTCCATGACCGGGTCAAGGGACAGGATGAAGCGGTCAATGCAGTGGCCCGGGCTATTAAACGCTCACGCAGCGGCCTAGGCCAAAGAAATCGTCCCATCGGTTCCTTTATGTTCCTGGGCCCAACCGGGGTCGGGAAAACCGAATTAGCCAAGACCTTAGCCGAAACCCTTTTTGGTTCGGAAGAGGCCCTGATTCGTCTAGATATGTCCGAATACATGGAGAAATATTCTTCCAGCCGGATGATCGGTTCAGCACCAGGTTATATTGGCTATGAAGAAGGGGGACAATTGACTGAGAAAATCCGTCAACATCCTTATTCCATTGTCCTCTTCGATGAAATTGAAAAGGCCCATCCCGATGTCTTTGACCTCTTACTTCAAGTCCTTGATGATGGTTATATCACCGATAGTAAGGGTCGGATGGTGGACTTTAGAAATACGGTAGTCATCATGACCTCTAATATTGGGGCCACTGAATTACGGGATGAAAAACTGGTCGGCTTTGGCCAAGATAACCAACAAAAGGACTATCAAACCATGAAGAAGCGGATCTTGGAAGCTTTGAAGAAGACCTTTAGACCGGAGTTTCTTAACCGGGTGGATGAAGTGATTGTCTTCCATGCTCTAAGTCAAGACAACTTGAAAGATATTGTCCGCAAATTTACCGACCAAATTAGCCAACAAGTGGAAGAACAAGGCTTGACCTTGCGCTTTACCAATGGGGCCATTAAGCAATTGGCTAAGGACGGTTATGACCCAGAAATGGGCGCCCGACCAGTTCGCCGCCTCATCCAACGTCAAATTGAAGATGCTCTGAGTGACCTCTTGATTGAAGGAAAGGTCCAAGCTGGGGACAGCCTTCAAGTAGGCAGCCGCCAAGGGACTTTCTACATCCGTACTAAACATGGCGACGGCAGTGAAAGCCAGGCTGACCTGGACAAAGTCGAGGAAAGTCTGTCCCTAGGATAG
- a CDS encoding ABC transporter ATP-binding protein: MELRLENIEKSFQDQEVLKGATYTFEAGHIYGLLGRNGSGKTTLFRILYGDLESDGGQAQLVENGQERAIEPEDIGMVFAENYLPDFLTGYEYIKFYMDIHAPKDTYSVDDYLDRLGFSQEDRHRIIKGYSSGMKSKLAILCLLISKPKIILLDEPLTAIDVISSLEIKRLLLDLGKDHIMIMSTHMIQLAKDICDDIVLLHQGQLRHFESALEDEDFDQSLIEALSVEDEGHD; encoded by the coding sequence ATGGAATTGCGCTTAGAAAATATCGAAAAGAGCTTTCAAGATCAAGAAGTCCTCAAGGGGGCGACTTACACTTTTGAAGCGGGTCATATCTACGGACTCTTAGGCCGGAATGGGTCAGGGAAGACCACCCTCTTTCGTATCCTCTATGGGGACTTGGAAAGTGATGGTGGGCAAGCTCAATTAGTTGAGAATGGCCAAGAAAGAGCCATTGAGCCGGAAGACATCGGCATGGTCTTTGCGGAAAATTATTTACCGGACTTTCTCACAGGCTATGAATACATCAAATTTTACATGGATATCCACGCCCCCAAGGATACTTATTCCGTTGATGATTACTTGGACCGCTTGGGCTTTAGTCAAGAGGATCGCCACCGAATTATCAAGGGCTACTCCAGTGGGATGAAGAGTAAGCTGGCCATTCTTTGCCTTTTGATTTCCAAACCTAAAATTATCCTCCTCGATGAACCCCTGACTGCTATTGATGTGATTTCCAGTTTAGAAATTAAGCGCCTCCTCCTTGACCTAGGTAAGGATCATATTATGATCATGTCCACTCATATGATCCAACTGGCCAAGGATATTTGTGATGATATTGTGCTTTTACACCAAGGCCAGTTGCGCCACTTTGAGAGCGCCCTGGAAGATGAGGACTTTGACCAGTCCCTCATTGAAGCCTTGAGCGTGGAGGATGAGGGCCATGACTAA